In the Cydia splendana unplaced genomic scaffold, ilCydSple1.2 scaffold_70_ctg1, whole genome shotgun sequence genome, one interval contains:
- the LOC134805862 gene encoding uncharacterized protein LOC134805862 isoform X2, whose amino-acid sequence MSVGKIKAFEVSTGKWSTYVERVNMYFKANDIKGDLQLPTLIAVMGEEAYELLSNLTSPKKPGDMTYAEVIKIMSEHVEPKPSFMAERYRLRQRRQGDKETVAQYLTDLKKLAKHCEFSTTLEENLRDQLVCGLKNDTIRQRLFAETSLTYTKAVQLALSLEAAEKDAAMVERPSVSEKGDAGERAETVHALTSWQPRGGNGVNKVICAVCGRLGHRDVQCPYKDFQCNKCGKVGHLKRVCPAKMAGGNGSSSARGSGGGARGSSGGSGGGARRPGTGGRRGARRPSRAIHHVLAEDDETQYEEEGTSGSDVEEADLYHLCLNDYKSI is encoded by the exons ATGTCAGTGGGGAAAATAAAAGCGTTCGAGGTTTCGACAGGCAAGTGGAGTACTTATGTGGAGCGCGTGAATATGTATTTCAAAGCCAACGACATCAAGGGTGACTTGCAGTTGCCGACCTTGATTGCCGTTATGGGAGAAGAAGCATATGAGCTCCTCAGCAACTTGACAAGTCCAAAGAAACCAGGAGACATGACTTATGCGGAAGTTATTAAGATAATGTCTGAGCACGTCGAACCAAAGCCATCTTTTATGGCGGAACGATACCGGTTACGTCAGAGGCGACAGGGAGATAAGGAGACGGTCGCTCAGTATCTAACGGACCTTAAAAAATTAGCCAAGCATTGCGAATTCTCCACGACATTAGAGGAAAATTTGCGGGACCAATTGGTGTGCGGTTTGAAGAATGACACAATTAGACAACGCCTTTTCGCAGAGACTAGCTTAACCTATACCAAGGCCGTACAGCTAGCCCTTTCGTTGGAAGCCGCGGAGAAGGACGCAGCAATGGTGGAACGTCCGAGTGTGAGCGAGAAGGGCGATGCGGGAGAGAGAGCCGAGACGGTACATGCGCTCACATCGTGGCAGCCGCGTGGCGGTAATGGCGTTAACAAAGTAATTTGTGCAGTGTGCGGAAGGTTAGGTCACCGTGACGTCCAATGTCCTTACAAAGATTTTCAGTGTAACAAATGTGGTAAAGTAGGTCACTTAAAACGCGTGTGTCCGGCAAAGATGGCAGGTGGTAATGGCAGCAGCAGCGCCCGTGGTTCGGGCGGCGGCGCTCGTGGGTCGagcggcggcagcggcggcggcgcccgGCGCCCGGGCACCGGCGGCCGCAGGGGCGCGCGGCGCCCCAGTCGCGCCATACACCATGTGCTGGCAGAGGATGACGAGACTCAGTATGAAGAGGAGGGTACGTCGGGGTCCGACGTCGAAGAAGCAGACCTGTATCATCTTTGCCTAAACGATTATAAATCG ATATAA
- the LOC134805863 gene encoding uncharacterized protein LOC134805863, which translates to MEAVLPPPLPFSFTNNLENVTSGNLSKEWEKWRKSFQVYYEACELSKKSAQVQMSILLHVIGEQCREVHAQFEGTFASLKDLLDKFESFFSPKKNITIERHRFFTRCQKQSESIEQYAFELKKLASACEFKELIDDLIRDRLICGIQENALRERLLREPDLTLKKSLEICNIAQISKVQAGSIKKESSEHEAYTYNITASNSQDQFMLEEGGIPYGQVNWISRRGGYGARGAPRGRGRGWSQPAPRPAPPRRRAAPAQTAVSSREMRQQRQQTGPYGEIKSEVQCLKCGFAHGIYMKCPALGKMCLSCNNYDHFSRMCTVYNVQAVESSVEPIDQVIYCLSNSSSDWSIDLTFGADVTINFKLDTGADANILPIRYLSQVGLAEQDLSKTCIKYKSYSANDIIVLGTCHLKVQYKNNFYILEFVIADVPSYVVPVLGRESCSELEVVRLIKDISVIQDYEYIFREYNDVFEGLGCMPGEYKIEIDSSIRPVVHAPRKMPVALKDSIKEKLDNMVDEGIIAKVEGPTDWVNNTLSRAVEPTRGPVEVPRDQLDLQAQVCAIAVSNPLLDTHFVKIQVATQNDVEIQTVLSDNAVTSSSGVAGAPRALDTGFDSRDTVAHPGPSSILSAPTNNNSNNYVTRSGREVIVPDRWGSWGW; encoded by the exons ATGGAAGCTGTGTTGCCGCCGCCATTACCGTTTAGTTTTACAAATAATTTGGAAAATGTTACATCAGGGAACCTCTCCAAAGAATGGGAGAAATGGAGAAAATCATTCCAAGTTTATTATGAGGCGTGTGAATTATCTAAAAAAAGTGCTCAGGTGCAGATGAGCATATTGCTGCATGTGATTGGTGAGCAGTGTCGCGAGGTACATGCTCAATTTGAAGGTACATTTGCCAGTCTAAAGGATTTATTGGATAAATTCGAATCTTTTTTCTCaccgaaaaaaaatattaccatcGAAAGGCACAGATTCTTTACTCGGTGTCAAAAACAAAGTGAATCAATTGAGCAGTACGCGTTCGAGTTGAAAAAGCTAGCAAGTGCTTGTGAATTTAAGGAGCTAATAGATGATTTGATAAGGGATCGCCTCATATGTGGAATACAGGAGAACGCGCTGAGGGAGCGTTTGTTGCGAGAGCCGGACTTAACTCTAAAAAAGTCCCTGGAAATATGTAATATTGCGCAAATATCGAAAGTGCAGGCGGGGTCAATCAAGAAAGAGTCCAGTGAACATGAAGcttatacttataatattacaGCAAGTAATAGTCAAGACCAGTTTATGCTAGAGGAAGGCGGTATTCCGTACGGTCAGGTGAATTGGATATCAAGACGTGGAGGGTACGGAGCGCGAGGCGCGCCGAGGGGCAGAGGTCGCGGCTGGTCGCAGCCGgccccgcgccccgcgccgccgcgccgccgtgcCGCTCCTGCGCAAACAGCTGTTTCATCGCGAGAGATGAGACAACAACGTCAACAAACGGGACCTTATGGTGAAATTAAATCTGAAGTGCAGTGTCTAAAGTGCGGGTTTGCTCACGGTATCTATATGAAGTGTCCGGCTTTAGGAAAAATGTGTTTGAGTTGTAATAACTATGATCATTTCTCACGCATGTGCACGGTGTATAACGTACAAGCTGTGGAGTCCTCAGTGGAACCTATCGATCAGGTAATCTATTGTCTTAGTAATTCGAGTAGTGATTGGTCTATAGATTTAACCTTCGGAGCAGATGTTactattaattttaaactggATACCGGGGCCGATGCGAATATTTTACCAATAAGATATTTGAGCCAGGTTGGTTTAGCAGAACAAGATTTATCTAAGACGTGTATAAAGTATAAGAGTTACTCAGCTAACGATATCATTGTACTAGGCACGTGTCATTTGAAAGTGCAGtacaaaaataacttttatataCTGGAGTTCGTGATAGCGGATGTACCGTCCTATGTAGTACCGGTGTTAGGCCGCGAATCGTGCAGTGAACTTGAGGTAGTTAGATTGATAAAGGACATTAGCGTCATACAGGATTATGAGTATATCTTTCGCGAGTACAATGACGTTTTTGAGGGGTTAGGATGTATGCCTGGCGAGTACAAGATAGAAATTGATAGTAGTATTAGACCCGTAGTCCACGCTCCGAGAAAGATGCCGGTAGCTTTAAAAGATAGTATCAAGGAAAAATTAGATAATATGGTAGATGAGGGCATAATTGCAAAAGTGGAAGGCCCTACCGACTGGGTTAACA ATACGTTATCACGCGCTGTAGAACCGACGCGCGGTCCAGTTGAAGTACCGCGAGACCAGCTAGACTTGCAAGCACAAGTTTGTGCCATCGCAGTGAGTAACCCGTTACTGGACACGCATTTTGTAAAAATACAAGTTGCTACGCAAAATGATGTGGAAATACAAACAGTACTCAG TGATAACGCGGTGACGTCATCGAGCGGTGTGGCTGGCGCGCCGCGCGCCCTCGACACCGGGTTTGATTCTCGTGACACGGTCGCGCACCCCGGTCCATCCAGTATACTGTCTGCTCCCACcaataataatagtaataactatGTTACTCGCTCCGGCAGGGAGGTGATCGTTCCTGATCGGTGGGGTTCGTGGGGCTGGTAA
- the LOC134805862 gene encoding uncharacterized protein K02A2.6-like isoform X1, which translates to MLRCGVIEPVDTSEWATPLVPVRKADGGLRICADYKVTLNPALLIDRYPLPKIDDLLVRLNGARVFSKIDLTQAYNQVELDDSKKYTVINTHKGLFRYNRLVYGLSSSPGIFQRIMSNLLKDLPQVEVFLDDIIIGSADINSHLVTLEKVLKRLHDHGMKLKKSKCSFLLEEVQYLGYVISKDGIKVDPTKIEGILKIPRPLNVTDLRSFLGVVNFYARFVPHLSTILSPLYDLLRKGAVWNWNERCEKSFKSIKKLLVSAEVLSHYDPNKQLTLTTDASSRGISGVLTQPGDSADAGGARERPVAYVSRSLNEAERNYSQIDKEALAIVFSLQKLHQFLYGRHFTLRTDHKPLVSIFGSKQGIPAMVASRLQRWAIKLSAYTYDIEYIRTDANGADGLSRLPVPIKNADSLDGPPPEQTYLHFAQNELLLDYHDVKKETQRDPTLSRVLGYIRSSWPTDVEIRNLQPYFNRRLELYEELGCVMWGHRVVIPEGCRDRVLSVLHESHMGIVKTKAFARSYVWWPGIDEAVERTCRDCGVCAAEAEAPARHAPCPWPWPSRPWTRVHLDFLGPLYGITYLVMIDARTKWLEVFPVNSTSANNTIEKLCEVNARWGFPRQIVSDNGPPFTSTQFATFLTQNRIEHVHSAPYHPASNGAAENAVRIIKRVIKKAVRQKHNVNLAISNFLLHYRNTPHCTTGESPATLMMGRQVRTQLDVLRPDCEDRVRKAQRKQADIRLSPNRVLQSGDKVWIRQYQGDTKWLPGRITQRTGTTDYTVCDNLNREVHRHVDQLRRRSSILTCPGDSSALQVPLPEPVAYTEDAIPDRADAPLATGTPQRSHQGRPSASSGASPGPSRASDAHSVTPQASPRSDCSEDLFLSPTATSTPPSKPPQLPRHVRECRLKNPPKYKI; encoded by the coding sequence ATGCTGCGCTGCGGCGTCATCGAGCCGGTCGACACGTCGGAGTGGGCCACGCCGCTGGTACCGGTACGTAAAGCTGATGGGGGTTTGCGAATCTGTGCAGATTACAAAGTGACCTTGAACCCCGCCTTACTGATTGATAGGTATCCGCTTCCTAAGATAGATGATCTTTTAGTGAGACTCAATGGTGCCCGCGTATTTTCAAAAATTGACTTGACACAGGCTTATAATCAGGTGGAGTTGGACGACTCTAAAAAGTATACCGTCATCAACACACATAAGGGATTATTCAGATATAATAGACTAGTTTACGGATTGTCTTCCAGCCCTGGTATATTCCAGCGAATAATGTCCAATTTGTTGAAAGATCTACCTCAAGTAGAAGTATTTCTCGATGATATAATTATTGGTTCCGCGGACATAAATTCGCATTTAGTGACATTAGAAAAAGTTTTGAAACGGCTTCACGATCATGGAATGAAATTAAAGAAAAGTAAATGTTCTTTCTTATTGGAAGAGGTACAGTACTTGGGATATGTAATTTCAAAAGACGGAATTAAAGTAGATCCCACCAAGATAGAAGGTATCCTTAAGATACCTCGACCTCTCAATGTGACAGATTTAAGGTCATTTCTAGGGGTAGTTAATTTTTATGCTCGATTTGTACCGCATTTGAGTACCATTTTATCCCCCTTGTATGATTTACTTAGAAAAGGAGCTGTATGGAATTGGAATGAACGTTgcgaaaaatcatttaaaagtatTAAGAAACTGTTAGTGAGCGCGGAAGTGTTAAGTCATTACGATCCTAACAAACAGCTGACGTTGACCACTGATGCGAGCAGCCGCGGCATCTCCGGCGTGCTGACACAGCCCGGGGACAGCGCGGACGCGGGCGGTGCGCGCGAACGACCAGTCGCTTATGTCTCGCGTTCTTTAAATGAGGCGGAACGTAATTACTCTCAAATAGACAAAGAGGCGTTAGCAATCGTATTCAGTTTACAGAAATTACATCAATTCCTTTATGGCAGACACTTTACATTACGAACGGATCACAAACCGCTCGTTAGTATTTTTGGTTCCAAGCAGGGTATTCCCGCGATGGTGGCTAGCCGATTGCAACGGTGGGCGATTAAACTTTCCGCATATACTTATGATATAGAGTACATACGCACCGATGCAAATGGCGCAGATGGCTTGTCGCGCTTGCCCGTGCCGATCAAAAATGCTGACTCGCTAGACGGCCCGCCGCCCGAGCAAACGTATTTACATTTCGCTCAAAACGAATTGTTATTAGATTATCATGATGTTAAAAAAGAAACACAACGCGACCCGACCTTGAGCAGAGTGTTAGGGTATATACGATCCAGTTGGCCGACTGACGTAGAAATCCGAAATTTACAACCGTACTTTAACCGTAGGCTAGAATTGTACGAAGAGTTAGGATGCGTAATGTGGGGCCATCGGGTGGTAATACCAGAGGGTTGCCGAGATAGGGTTTTAAGCGTGTTACATGAGAGTCATATGGGAATCGTAAAGACGAAAGCTTTTGCCCGGAGCTACGTGTGGTGGCCGGGCATAGATGAGGCGGTGGAGCGCACGTGTCGCGATTGCGGCGTGTGCGCCGCCGAGGCGGAGGCGCCCGCGCGCCATGCGCCGTGCCCGTGGCCCTGGCCTTCGCGCCCGTGGACGCGGGTTCATTTAGACTTTTTAGGACCTCTTTATGGAATAACTTATTTGGTTATGATTGACGCTCGAACAAAGTGGCTCGAGGTATTTCCAGTAAATAGTACCTCGGCTAATAACACCATTGAAAAGTTGTGTGAAGTTAACGCTCGATGGGGTTTCCCTAGACAAATAGTTTCGGATAACGGCCCTCCGTTTACGAGTACACAATTCGCGACCTTTTTAACACAAAACCGTATTGAACATGTACACTCAGCTCCATATCATCCTGCTTCTAATGGGGCAGCAGAAAATGCGGTTCGAATTATTAAACGGGTTATAAAGAAAGCCGTGCGACAGAAACACAATGTTAATTTAGCTATCAGTAATTTCTTATTACATTACCGCAATACACCACACTGCACGACAGGCGAAAGCCCAGCTACGCTTATGATGGGTAGGCAGGTTCGTACACAATTAGATGTACTGCGTCCAGATTGTGAAGATAGGGTGCGTAAGGCACAGAGAAAACAAGCGGACATTCGATTAAGCCCCAATCGTGTTCTCCAATCAGGTGATAAAGTATGGATAAGGCAATATCAGGGTGATACAAAATGGCTTCCTGGTCGTATTACTCAGAGGACCGGGACTACGGACTACACAGTGTGCGATAACTTAAATAGGGAGGTACATAGGCACGTTGATCAGTTAAGGCGGCGATCAAGTATATTAACCTGCCCAGGTGACTCATCAGCTTTGCAGGTACCTCTGCCCGAACCGGTGGCATATACTGAAGACGCTATTCCTGACCGTGCCGATGCCCCGTTAGCCACAGGTACGCCGCAGCGCAGTCATCAAGGTCGGCCATCCGCTTCGAGCGGagcgagtccgggtccgagccgAGCGTCTGACGCGCATTCCGTAACGCCGCAGGCCTCGCCAAGGTCAGACTGTAGCGAAGATCTCTTTTTGTCGCCTACAGCAACTTCCACCCCACCATCTAAACCGCCCCAGTTACCTAGACATGTCAGAGAATGTAGACTAAAAAACCCaccaaaatataaaatttaa